One genomic segment of Bradyrhizobium diazoefficiens includes these proteins:
- a CDS encoding thiamine pyrophosphate-dependent enzyme → MTNKNSTTGAQGVSEALVRLGVTHIFGMDTPEPLYIDLDQSIRAITIHDERAGAVMADAFARTSGRVGVCGAIRGPGATNLLSGLAEAYNSSTPVLALVNDVATANLDRNPIQGIDHVRLFEQVTKWGRRVDTSERTADYVVHAMRVATTGRPGPVLLAFPDSALTNGPVNPVQITEPAAYPRVRVSADPALIKVAAQQIESASRPIMIAGGGLHLSQGYEALQALAERRQIPVATTPLGKGAIAEIHPLAAGVVGAYTAGPGARGWIANQAVREADLVVLVGTKTDSIATNDWTIPAVGQQIIHIDIDPLELGRTYPALEIAADAKLALDQLVQSIAPRTKPCAWTRELQSKISDWQANFEALEMNSETIDPRLIYRSLNALLGEDDIVTTDASYSSAWGMDLLRYKKAGRKFLAPRGFAGLGWGVPAAIGAKFAKPEAAVFCVTGDGGFGYVAMEMETAARYDVPICVIVLNNGILGFQRHYEIHRFGKTIETSFTAVNYADLARTLNCDGIRVTTPAEFEAALQKSRGLRRPLLIDVVTPPDARPPISTFAYAPVDARH, encoded by the coding sequence ATGACTAACAAGAACAGCACAACGGGCGCTCAAGGTGTAAGCGAAGCGCTCGTCAGGCTTGGCGTAACTCACATCTTCGGCATGGATACCCCTGAGCCGTTATATATCGACTTGGATCAGAGCATCCGGGCGATCACGATCCATGATGAGCGCGCGGGCGCAGTAATGGCCGATGCGTTCGCCAGGACATCAGGTCGCGTTGGAGTGTGTGGCGCGATACGCGGTCCCGGTGCAACGAACTTGTTGTCTGGCCTGGCGGAGGCCTACAACTCGTCTACGCCGGTGTTGGCGCTCGTCAACGACGTCGCAACTGCAAATCTCGACCGTAACCCCATCCAAGGTATCGACCATGTCCGCCTATTCGAACAGGTGACTAAGTGGGGCAGGCGGGTCGATACTTCCGAGCGGACGGCTGACTACGTTGTCCATGCGATGCGCGTGGCAACGACAGGTCGGCCGGGGCCGGTTCTGCTCGCCTTTCCAGACTCCGCTCTGACCAACGGCCCCGTTAACCCAGTACAAATCACTGAACCCGCCGCGTATCCGCGCGTGCGCGTGTCGGCTGATCCAGCGCTCATTAAAGTGGCCGCGCAGCAGATCGAGTCCGCCTCTCGCCCAATAATGATCGCTGGCGGTGGACTGCATCTGTCGCAGGGTTATGAGGCGCTGCAAGCGCTAGCCGAGCGGCGGCAAATTCCAGTCGCGACTACCCCATTGGGCAAAGGCGCTATCGCGGAGATACATCCGCTTGCTGCGGGGGTAGTCGGCGCCTACACGGCTGGCCCAGGGGCGCGAGGATGGATCGCGAATCAGGCTGTGCGTGAAGCAGATCTGGTGGTCCTTGTGGGCACAAAGACCGATTCAATCGCGACCAACGACTGGACCATCCCCGCAGTTGGCCAGCAGATCATCCATATCGATATCGATCCGCTGGAGCTTGGCAGGACCTATCCGGCGCTGGAGATCGCCGCGGATGCGAAGCTAGCGCTTGATCAACTTGTTCAGTCGATAGCCCCGCGGACGAAGCCGTGTGCTTGGACACGAGAGCTGCAATCTAAGATCTCGGACTGGCAAGCGAACTTCGAAGCTCTTGAGATGAACTCGGAGACCATCGACCCACGCCTCATATATCGTTCTTTGAACGCCCTCTTGGGCGAAGACGATATTGTAACCACAGATGCTAGTTACTCGTCAGCTTGGGGAATGGATTTGCTTCGGTACAAGAAGGCAGGTCGCAAGTTCCTCGCGCCGCGGGGCTTCGCCGGTCTAGGGTGGGGCGTGCCCGCGGCGATCGGAGCTAAGTTCGCTAAGCCGGAGGCGGCCGTGTTTTGCGTAACCGGTGATGGCGGATTCGGCTACGTCGCGATGGAGATGGAGACGGCGGCTCGCTACGACGTACCGATCTGTGTGATCGTACTCAATAATGGTATTCTAGGCTTTCAGAGGCACTACGAGATCCATCGTTTCGGCAAGACGATCGAGACGTCCTTTACCGCTGTCAACTATGCAGACTTGGCGCGCACGCTAAACTGTGATGGCATACGTGTAACAACTCCAGCGGAATTTGAGGCTGCTCTACAGAAAAGTCGGGGGCTGCGCCGCCCGCTGCTCATCGATGTCGTGACGCCGCCAGATGCCCGTCCTCCGATTAGCACGTTCGCGTACGCACCGGTTGACGCCCGGCATTGA
- a CDS encoding SDR family NAD(P)-dependent oxidoreductase: MSESKRKVALVTGAGRGIGKATALVLGRRGFDVAVHDIDASTAVETVALVRKFGVEAESYAADVSDREAMHGVVATVESRFGQIDILINNAGISSDRCPVEKVTETMFQRSIGVHLAGTLWTTQAAIAGMKRRSFGSIVNLSSVQALVGWPEGATYNAAKGAVLALSKGWAKEFAPWNIRVNVVAPGHTETEMTVRNDPPELRAEKAKTIPLGRYAQPHEMGEAIAFLASDEASFITGQVLSPNGGFVIT, translated from the coding sequence ATGTCTGAAAGTAAGCGGAAAGTCGCCCTAGTCACTGGCGCTGGTCGAGGAATCGGCAAGGCGACGGCTCTCGTGCTCGGCAGGCGCGGTTTCGATGTTGCAGTGCACGACATTGACGCAAGCACAGCGGTCGAGACCGTCGCGCTTGTTCGCAAATTCGGTGTCGAGGCGGAAAGCTATGCTGCCGATGTGTCCGACCGCGAGGCGATGCATGGTGTCGTGGCGACCGTCGAGAGTCGCTTCGGTCAAATCGACATCTTGATCAACAATGCTGGGATCTCGTCGGACCGTTGTCCGGTCGAAAAAGTCACCGAGACAATGTTCCAGCGCTCGATCGGCGTACATCTCGCTGGAACCCTCTGGACAACGCAAGCAGCTATCGCCGGCATGAAGCGGCGAAGTTTCGGCAGTATCGTCAATCTCTCGTCGGTCCAGGCTCTCGTTGGCTGGCCCGAAGGCGCGACTTACAATGCGGCCAAGGGTGCCGTCCTCGCGCTCTCAAAGGGTTGGGCCAAGGAATTCGCGCCCTGGAATATTCGCGTCAACGTCGTCGCGCCCGGGCATACCGAGACTGAGATGACGGTACGTAATGACCCGCCTGAGTTGCGGGCGGAAAAGGCTAAGACAATTCCGCTCGGACGCTACGCGCAACCTCATGAAATGGGTGAAGCTATCGCTTTCTTAGCAAGCGACGAGGCGTCTTTCATTACCGGGCAAGTACTCAGTCCGAACGGAGGCTTCGTTATAACGTGA
- a CDS encoding maleate cis-trans isomerase family protein, whose product MNKVSDRYIRNMPFETDAGVSARAALGLIVLASDQSIEYEFRRVVTLPGVGIYESRIYNAPEVTPDTLKALEKEITQGAKLILPGVPIDVMAFGCNSGTMILGENVVYEKIRAARPGVPCTSPVTGTIAAYKRLGVSRIAVLTPYSDSVNDFVSNFLRERGLDVVALGSFNEENDHKVARTSLASISKAVLTLGRIEGVEAVLVGCTSLRLVDEVAKIEQELGKPVTSSNHAMAWHALRLAGIHDTMPKFGRLFELSV is encoded by the coding sequence ATGAACAAAGTATCGGATCGCTATATACGCAACATGCCGTTCGAGACGGACGCTGGCGTTTCTGCGCGTGCGGCACTCGGGTTAATTGTACTGGCAAGCGACCAGAGCATCGAATACGAGTTCCGCCGCGTCGTCACCCTGCCGGGAGTCGGAATTTACGAGTCGCGGATTTACAATGCGCCGGAAGTGACGCCGGACACGTTGAAGGCGCTGGAAAAGGAAATCACTCAGGGCGCAAAGTTGATCCTACCTGGCGTCCCCATCGACGTTATGGCCTTCGGCTGCAACTCGGGAACAATGATTCTCGGAGAAAACGTCGTCTACGAAAAGATCAGAGCTGCGCGGCCTGGCGTGCCCTGCACCTCTCCGGTCACGGGCACGATCGCAGCATACAAGCGGCTTGGTGTGTCGCGCATTGCGGTGCTGACGCCGTACAGCGACTCGGTCAACGATTTCGTATCCAACTTCCTGCGAGAGCGTGGTCTTGACGTGGTGGCGTTAGGTTCGTTCAATGAGGAAAACGATCACAAGGTTGCCCGGACGTCACTCGCGTCGATTAGCAAGGCCGTGCTGACGCTTGGCCGGATCGAGGGCGTCGAAGCGGTGCTCGTTGGCTGCACGAGCCTTCGCCTTGTTGACGAGGTCGCGAAGATCGAACAAGAATTGGGCAAGCCTGTTACATCGAGCAATCACGCAATGGCATGGCACGCCTTGCGATTGGCTGGCATTCACGACACCATGCCCAAGTTTGGCAGATTGTTCGAACTATCGGTTTGA